A genomic window from Fibrobacterota bacterium includes:
- a CDS encoding segregation/condensation protein A, translating to MSLDVFSGPLDLLLYLVHNHELDPRTIPISQIAEQYLAFLDEAHENQLGIAGEYLVMAAKLLALKARELLPREEQGELEPEEFDGFDREELVRQLLEYRRFKQAAEKLRGLESRVWGTFPRGQTDSQGDRPQEDDDDSLEAGLVGLFDLLKAFRQVLAVRPRTAIHEIEIDDIPIQERMNRIRAHLLREGRAHFDELYPHDGRKLLPVVTFMAILELVKTEEVAFRQAGTWQPLMVYRPSDERYADEMARMDQVFTPDPEFNPDVLGLLAEKERRRLEAMAREEAMWGGSGIDPETGELLPGPVPAGEAVAPGMDSSAAGEAQPQQESQPAQDGSQNAAQGPEIAPESPSEGMDPLEPGSPEPSDPAPEAAGEEQDLSIDGQAEDEQKTSEEASAPSDEALSDSPIEESSPEPSPEEDKTEG from the coding sequence GTGAGCCTTGACGTTTTTTCGGGTCCCCTGGACCTGCTTTTGTACTTGGTCCACAACCACGAGTTGGACCCTCGGACCATCCCGATCAGCCAGATCGCCGAGCAATACCTGGCCTTCCTGGACGAGGCGCATGAAAACCAGTTGGGCATCGCTGGCGAATACCTGGTGATGGCCGCCAAGCTCCTGGCGCTCAAGGCGCGTGAGCTTCTGCCCCGCGAGGAGCAAGGCGAGCTGGAGCCGGAGGAATTCGACGGCTTCGATCGCGAGGAACTGGTTCGCCAGCTTCTGGAATACCGACGATTCAAGCAGGCCGCGGAGAAGTTGCGGGGCTTGGAGTCGCGCGTGTGGGGCACCTTCCCCAGAGGCCAGACCGATTCCCAAGGCGATCGCCCCCAGGAAGACGACGACGACAGCCTGGAGGCGGGGCTGGTGGGCCTGTTCGATCTCCTCAAGGCCTTCCGACAGGTTCTGGCGGTTCGCCCCCGGACGGCCATTCATGAGATCGAGATCGACGACATCCCCATCCAGGAGCGCATGAACCGCATCCGTGCGCATCTGTTGCGCGAGGGCCGTGCGCACTTCGACGAGCTGTATCCGCACGATGGACGCAAACTCCTGCCGGTGGTCACGTTCATGGCCATTCTGGAGTTGGTGAAAACGGAAGAAGTCGCGTTCCGCCAAGCGGGCACCTGGCAGCCTCTGATGGTCTACAGGCCAAGTGATGAGCGCTACGCCGACGAAATGGCGCGGATGGACCAGGTCTTCACCCCGGATCCCGAATTCAATCCGGATGTGCTTGGGTTGTTGGCAGAAAAAGAGCGCCGCCGTCTGGAAGCCATGGCGCGCGAAGAAGCCATGTGGGGCGGATCCGGAATCGATCCCGAAACCGGAGAATTGCTCCCCGGACCCGTGCCCGCAGGCGAAGCCGTGGCACCAGGCATGGACTCCTCCGCCGCAGGGGAGGCCCAGCCCCAACAAGAGTCCCAACCGGCGCAGGACGGATCCCAGAACGCTGCGCAAGGGCCTGAGATCGCACCGGAGAGCCCATCGGAAGGCATGGATCCCCTCGAACCTGGCTCGCCGGAACCCTCGGATCCTGCTCCCGAGGCTGCCGGGGAGGAGCAAGATTTGTCTATCGATGGACAGGCCGAAGACGAACAAAAAACGTCCGAAGAAGCCTCTGCTCCTTCGGACGAGGCGCTATCCGACTCTCCGATCGAGGAGTCTTCCCCGGAGCCAAGCCCCGAGGAAGACAAGACCGAAGGCTAA
- a CDS encoding sulfurtransferase TusA family protein yields MALKFPKDQVVVDEIADFRTILEGFQSGQLPESAFQKRRLWQGIYGQRQMGVQMIRIKVPYGVADTAMMRSMGQQARLRSNGILHITTRQAIQIHHIPRGETGDLIDDLATDGLTSREACGNTVRALSGDYFAGIGIDQVFDFRQVADRVFLHCLRNPYSQNFPRKFKIAFSGSDSDRGLTSIHDIGFIATERDGVRGFRVVAGGGLGAQPISAETVEEFLSISEVLIATTALMRLFNAHGNRAQRMKARMKYVKEKWGIVKFREVYRGLFDELAASEYGKSLLLDPATLALDVEQTVSSKDGLSVAGASAQWVSESVEAQRGQDLFSVKVRVPLGDLHADVVDKLCDLADQLGSGEIRLTPDQNVVIPSIARANLSAVHAGLSALDLANPRFRALSNVLACPGRSTCNLSMTSSKGLAKAISDLLEKQPELDVKGSTIKISGCPNSCGHHHIATIGFHGLALRAGGGKSAPYAQMMLGGGADEGIRRIGRRSIRISTKKAPQAVAKIVETWKAEGAGKTLDDFLLAFPDDRLKELMAPFSKLPSYEEEPEAFRDWESDEDYNPAMGQGECAGGVLDLINEALQDALNTQKMARQLIEGGFWTDAAKNAREAVGHVFRAGLSNAGEVSVDWQTDFAVWRKFYGSNKSLPEVADLLSAALPAKLDEAAAREYVAEAGAFVEAVVELYRWKPQQFAPEALADTSTGDRALPLLDLKGVGCPMNYVKVKLKLELMSAGEELEVILDAGEPYRMVPASLRLDGHEITNLEPIENAERYSMVVKKKA; encoded by the coding sequence ATGGCTCTGAAGTTCCCAAAAGACCAAGTCGTGGTAGACGAGATCGCCGACTTCCGGACCATCCTGGAAGGTTTCCAGAGCGGCCAGTTGCCGGAATCCGCCTTCCAGAAGCGGCGTCTGTGGCAGGGCATCTACGGACAGCGCCAGATGGGCGTCCAGATGATCCGCATCAAGGTGCCCTACGGCGTCGCGGACACCGCCATGATGCGCTCCATGGGCCAGCAGGCGCGCTTGCGGTCCAATGGCATCCTGCACATCACCACGCGCCAAGCCATCCAGATCCACCACATCCCTCGTGGCGAGACGGGGGACCTCATTGATGACTTGGCCACCGACGGGTTGACCTCGCGCGAGGCCTGCGGGAACACGGTCCGCGCGCTTTCCGGCGACTACTTCGCCGGAATCGGGATCGACCAGGTGTTCGATTTCCGCCAAGTTGCCGACCGCGTGTTCCTGCACTGCCTGCGCAACCCCTATTCGCAGAACTTCCCTCGCAAGTTCAAGATCGCCTTTTCCGGAAGCGACTCGGATCGGGGCTTGACGAGCATCCACGACATCGGCTTCATCGCCACCGAACGCGACGGCGTGCGCGGATTCCGCGTGGTCGCCGGAGGGGGCCTGGGAGCCCAACCCATCAGTGCGGAAACCGTCGAGGAATTCCTCTCCATTTCGGAAGTGCTGATCGCCACCACGGCGCTGATGCGGCTGTTCAACGCGCACGGCAACCGGGCCCAGCGCATGAAGGCCCGCATGAAGTACGTGAAGGAGAAGTGGGGGATCGTGAAGTTCCGCGAGGTCTACCGCGGGCTGTTCGACGAACTGGCCGCCTCCGAATACGGAAAGTCCCTGCTGCTGGATCCGGCCACCCTCGCCTTGGACGTGGAGCAGACGGTCTCCAGCAAGGATGGATTGTCGGTCGCGGGCGCCAGCGCGCAATGGGTGTCGGAATCCGTCGAAGCCCAGCGTGGACAGGATCTGTTTTCCGTGAAGGTGCGCGTCCCGCTGGGGGATCTGCACGCGGACGTGGTCGACAAGCTCTGCGACCTGGCCGACCAGCTCGGCTCGGGCGAGATCCGCCTGACCCCGGACCAGAACGTGGTGATCCCCTCCATCGCTCGTGCCAATTTGTCGGCCGTCCACGCGGGTCTTTCCGCCTTGGACCTGGCCAACCCGCGGTTCCGTGCGCTTTCCAACGTCCTGGCCTGCCCGGGACGCAGCACCTGCAACCTTTCCATGACCTCCTCCAAGGGATTGGCCAAGGCGATTTCCGACCTGCTGGAAAAGCAACCGGAACTGGACGTGAAGGGAAGCACCATCAAGATTTCCGGATGCCCCAACTCCTGCGGCCACCATCACATCGCCACCATCGGATTCCACGGCCTCGCATTGAGGGCCGGCGGCGGAAAGTCGGCGCCCTACGCGCAGATGATGCTTGGAGGTGGCGCGGATGAGGGAATTCGTCGCATCGGCAGGCGCTCCATCCGCATCTCCACCAAGAAGGCCCCGCAGGCGGTGGCCAAAATCGTGGAGACCTGGAAGGCCGAAGGCGCGGGCAAGACGTTGGACGACTTCCTCCTGGCCTTCCCGGACGATCGTTTGAAGGAATTGATGGCGCCGTTCTCCAAGTTGCCCTCCTACGAAGAGGAGCCCGAGGCGTTCCGCGATTGGGAATCGGACGAAGATTACAATCCAGCCATGGGCCAGGGCGAATGCGCCGGTGGCGTGCTGGATCTGATCAACGAGGCGCTGCAAGACGCGTTGAACACCCAGAAAATGGCGCGCCAGCTGATCGAGGGCGGCTTCTGGACGGATGCGGCCAAGAACGCACGCGAGGCCGTGGGCCACGTGTTCCGCGCCGGATTGTCCAACGCGGGAGAGGTCTCGGTGGACTGGCAGACGGATTTTGCCGTGTGGCGGAAGTTCTACGGAAGCAACAAGTCCCTGCCGGAGGTCGCCGATCTCCTGAGCGCGGCCTTGCCCGCGAAACTGGACGAGGCCGCCGCCCGCGAATACGTCGCCGAAGCCGGAGCCTTCGTGGAAGCCGTGGTGGAGCTCTACCGCTGGAAGCCCCAGCAGTTCGCCCCCGAGGCTCTCGCTGACACCTCCACTGGCGACCGCGCTTTGCCGTTGCTGGACCTCAAGGGCGTGGGCTGCCCCATGAACTACGTGAAGGTCAAGCTCAAGCTGGAACTGATGTCCGCCGGCGAAGAGCTGGAAGTCATCCTGGACGCCGGCGAGCCCTACCGCATGGTTCCGGCATCGCTGCGTCTGGACGGCCACGAGATCACCAATCTCGAGCCGATCGAGAACGCCGAGCGCTACAGCATGGTGGTCAAGAAGAAGGCTTAG
- a CDS encoding glycoside hydrolase family 5 protein, producing MEKVEGQILKIRLAGWIALSLGLTGCGGIFHSNPTPVDDGLVSRHGRLKVVGRQLSDSAGLPIQLRGISFFWLQWHEENIQRSGLQHMVRKMGATVVRIPVPAQEYGKSAATWDATMRNIVSWARAEGVYAVVDWHVVGDPNAYLDQAKLFWDRTARYFAGDPHVIFEISNEPTGVGWDDIKSYAREIIPIIRKADSTVVIVVGTPEWSRMTKYAAADPLVILEPGGDTLRNLMYTYHGYAATHGMHDDLKGVLDKVPVFATEWSASESSGDGRIDWERGHDFVRYLHDNPHQMVSWCQWSWVDKPEKSALLRTGSGGGPWVLSPMGDSCKAWIQEGGPASYPDFKPSP from the coding sequence TTGGAAAAAGTGGAAGGACAAATTCTGAAGATCCGGCTTGCGGGCTGGATCGCCCTCTCCCTGGGCTTGACCGGTTGCGGGGGGATCTTCCACTCCAACCCGACCCCGGTGGACGACGGCCTGGTTTCGCGCCATGGCCGGCTCAAGGTGGTCGGTCGACAGCTCTCCGATTCCGCTGGCCTCCCCATCCAACTGCGGGGAATCTCCTTCTTCTGGCTCCAGTGGCACGAGGAGAACATCCAGCGTTCCGGCTTGCAGCACATGGTCCGGAAGATGGGGGCCACCGTGGTGCGCATCCCCGTGCCCGCCCAGGAATACGGCAAATCGGCGGCGACCTGGGACGCGACGATGCGAAACATCGTCTCGTGGGCGCGTGCGGAAGGCGTCTATGCGGTCGTCGACTGGCATGTCGTGGGCGATCCGAACGCCTACCTGGACCAGGCCAAGCTTTTCTGGGACCGAACCGCTCGGTATTTCGCCGGCGATCCCCACGTGATCTTCGAGATTTCCAACGAACCGACCGGAGTGGGATGGGACGACATCAAATCCTACGCCCGCGAGATCATTCCCATCATCCGCAAGGCGGATTCGACCGTGGTGATCGTCGTGGGAACCCCGGAATGGTCCCGGATGACAAAATATGCCGCCGCCGATCCTCTGGTGATCCTCGAGCCGGGTGGCGACACCTTGAGGAACTTGATGTACACCTACCACGGCTACGCCGCCACGCACGGCATGCACGACGACCTCAAAGGGGTTTTGGACAAGGTTCCCGTGTTCGCCACCGAGTGGAGCGCTTCGGAGTCGTCCGGGGATGGACGCATCGATTGGGAACGCGGCCACGATTTCGTGAGGTATCTGCACGACAACCCCCACCAGATGGTTTCCTGGTGCCAGTGGTCGTGGGTGGACAAACCGGAAAAGTCAGCCTTGCTACGCACCGGATCCGGCGGAGGCCCCTGGGTTCTTTCTCCGATGGGGGATTCCTGCAAAGCCTGGATCCAGGAGGGCGGACCCGCCTCCTACCCGGATTTCAAACCCAGCCCTTAA
- a CDS encoding response regulator, with product MSILIVEDNTISLRAVEMILHSHGLETVSAKTGKQAVDVLAVREDIQVILSDLMMPEMDGFQLLEVLGKHPAWSKIPVVIMTSISDAETVKKVVSRGCKHYLIKPVREEALLPKVRQVLADVPATTETPLRPKFKVLEESGLEPKQYEDLFDAFNLEVREAVGFLSVGVPPPGDPSIAAFLRMREGAALLAGGRLQALLDGLKARGSCDWDLLRETLGTLAKAMETAIERRERMREKLSRQSGEP from the coding sequence ATGAGCATCTTGATCGTCGAAGACAACACAATCAGCCTTCGGGCCGTGGAAATGATCCTCCATTCCCACGGATTGGAAACCGTGTCGGCCAAGACCGGCAAGCAAGCCGTCGATGTCCTGGCCGTTCGCGAGGACATCCAGGTGATTCTCTCCGATCTCATGATGCCGGAAATGGACGGCTTCCAGCTGCTGGAGGTCCTGGGCAAGCACCCCGCCTGGAGCAAGATCCCGGTGGTGATCATGACCAGCATCTCGGATGCGGAAACTGTCAAGAAGGTGGTCTCGCGTGGCTGCAAGCACTACCTGATCAAGCCCGTTCGCGAGGAGGCCTTGCTTCCCAAGGTCCGACAAGTGCTCGCGGACGTTCCCGCCACGACCGAAACTCCACTGCGGCCCAAGTTCAAGGTCCTGGAGGAGAGTGGACTCGAGCCCAAGCAATACGAGGATCTCTTCGACGCATTCAATCTGGAGGTCCGCGAGGCGGTGGGCTTCCTTTCCGTCGGCGTCCCGCCCCCCGGCGACCCCTCCATCGCGGCCTTCCTGCGCATGCGGGAAGGTGCGGCGCTCCTGGCCGGAGGGCGCCTGCAAGCCTTGTTGGACGGCCTGAAGGCCAGAGGGTCCTGCGATTGGGATCTGCTGCGTGAAACCTTGGGAACTCTCGCCAAGGCGATGGAAACGGCGATCGAACGGCGCGAAAGAATGCGGGAAAAGCTGTCGCGCCAATCCGGGGAGCCCTGA
- a CDS encoding acyl-CoA thioesterase, with the protein METRTPAESRVVTHALMVAEHANHLGHVHGGWIMKLVDETGGLAATRHARRPVVTVAVDGMVFHRPVFTGSVLQLVASVVFVGRTSMDVMVEVFHEDPIHTTMELVHTAHMVYVALDQEHRPTLVPRLQPVSQVEAELYEEAAEARKHRQEG; encoded by the coding sequence ATGGAAACCAGAACTCCCGCAGAATCCCGCGTCGTCACCCATGCGCTGATGGTCGCCGAACACGCCAACCACCTCGGGCACGTCCATGGCGGATGGATCATGAAGCTGGTCGACGAGACCGGCGGCCTCGCCGCCACGCGCCATGCGCGGCGGCCCGTGGTCACGGTCGCGGTGGATGGCATGGTGTTCCACCGACCGGTGTTCACCGGATCGGTGTTGCAACTGGTGGCCTCCGTGGTCTTCGTGGGGCGGACCTCGATGGATGTCATGGTGGAGGTTTTCCATGAGGACCCCATCCACACCACCATGGAGCTCGTGCATACCGCGCACATGGTCTATGTCGCCCTCGACCAGGAGCATCGCCCGACCTTGGTTCCCCGTCTGCAGCCCGTGAGCCAGGTGGAGGCGGAGCTCTACGAGGAAGCCGCCGAAGCCAGGAAGCACCGACAGGAAGGATAA
- a CDS encoding homoserine O-acetyltransferase codes for MGIADSSWISEKTYDWARSVGVVETRTIKLDLGPDGFVCQDGAALSELEVAFETYGALDATGSNAVLVTTPLTADCHVAGFHGDRSAMKTKGWWDEMVGPGKAIDTRRFFVVCASMLGGSAGTSGPRSIDPRTQAPYGSSFPSIGIGDMVQVQKLLLDALGVRKLFAVVGGSMGGMQALEWSLRHPEFVERCACVAAAPSLSAQALAFDIVGRQAILDDPVWSHGRYRIDAPPARGLSLARKIAHITYLSAEGMAGKFGRRLRENDLPDRFRTAFEVEKYLEHQGSKFVDRFDANAYLYITHAMDRFDLASAYGDTDSDAEGSLPRLVSAFSRARCRFLVVALSSDWLFPAAESWRVAEALVEAGKEVSYCQLTSPHGHDGFLLEVDQLDQVLTSFLGVDHRRPDTPPAANSVVSGLATRSSDQDVILSMIHSGSRVLDIGCGDGSLLERLIVERGCQGKGLDLDLDAVIRAMGKGLSALHGDAVQALRQMPDGAWDHVVLNQTLQAVANPPEVLREILRVGKEAIVGFPNFAVWRCRMAVLLHGRMPKTADLPFEWYETPNLHPFTLEDFEEYCRRERIEIREIRPISDHALGRVLVRTGCANLGADRVIARIARLS; via the coding sequence ATGGGCATTGCCGATTCGAGCTGGATTTCCGAAAAAACCTACGACTGGGCGCGTTCGGTCGGAGTCGTCGAAACCCGGACGATCAAATTGGACCTCGGGCCGGATGGGTTCGTGTGCCAGGATGGCGCCGCCCTGTCCGAACTGGAGGTCGCCTTCGAGACCTACGGAGCGTTGGATGCGACCGGCTCCAATGCCGTGCTGGTGACCACGCCGCTCACGGCGGACTGCCACGTCGCTGGATTCCACGGCGATCGCTCCGCCATGAAGACAAAAGGTTGGTGGGACGAAATGGTGGGCCCGGGCAAGGCGATCGATACGCGACGATTCTTCGTGGTCTGCGCCAGCATGCTGGGCGGATCCGCAGGAACATCGGGTCCGCGTTCGATCGATCCTCGCACCCAGGCGCCCTACGGAAGCTCGTTTCCCAGCATCGGGATCGGCGACATGGTCCAGGTGCAGAAACTTCTGCTGGATGCCTTGGGCGTGCGGAAATTGTTCGCGGTCGTGGGAGGCTCCATGGGTGGAATGCAGGCTTTGGAATGGAGCCTGCGCCATCCCGAGTTCGTGGAACGTTGCGCCTGCGTGGCCGCGGCCCCCTCCCTTTCCGCCCAGGCGTTGGCCTTCGACATCGTTGGGCGCCAGGCCATCCTGGACGACCCCGTTTGGAGCCACGGACGGTACCGGATCGACGCTCCTCCGGCCCGCGGCTTGTCGTTGGCGCGCAAGATCGCCCACATCACCTACCTCTCCGCCGAGGGGATGGCCGGGAAGTTCGGGCGAAGGCTTCGGGAGAACGATCTCCCTGACAGATTCCGTACCGCCTTCGAGGTGGAAAAATACCTGGAACACCAGGGCAGCAAATTCGTCGATCGCTTCGACGCCAACGCCTACCTCTACATCACCCACGCGATGGATCGGTTCGATCTCGCTTCCGCCTACGGCGACACCGACTCCGACGCGGAAGGGTCCCTCCCGCGTCTTGTGAGCGCGTTTTCCAGGGCTCGTTGCCGTTTTCTGGTCGTGGCTCTGTCTTCCGATTGGCTTTTCCCGGCGGCGGAATCCTGGCGTGTCGCCGAGGCTCTGGTGGAAGCCGGCAAGGAAGTCTCCTACTGCCAACTGACCAGCCCGCACGGCCACGATGGCTTCCTGCTGGAGGTCGACCAGCTCGACCAGGTCCTGACCTCGTTTCTTGGCGTGGATCACCGTCGACCGGACACCCCGCCGGCGGCAAATTCCGTCGTCAGCGGACTCGCCACGCGCTCCAGCGACCAGGACGTGATCCTTTCCATGATCCACAGCGGATCGCGGGTGTTGGACATCGGCTGCGGCGATGGATCCTTGCTGGAGCGTCTCATCGTGGAACGAGGATGCCAAGGCAAGGGGCTGGACCTGGATCTGGATGCGGTCATCCGGGCCATGGGCAAAGGGTTGTCCGCTCTCCACGGCGATGCCGTGCAGGCTCTGCGCCAGATGCCCGATGGTGCCTGGGACCACGTGGTGCTCAACCAGACCTTGCAAGCGGTCGCCAACCCGCCGGAAGTCTTGCGGGAGATCCTGCGCGTGGGCAAGGAAGCCATCGTCGGCTTCCCCAATTTCGCGGTGTGGCGATGCCGGATGGCGGTGCTCCTGCACGGGCGGATGCCCAAGACCGCGGATCTGCCGTTCGAGTGGTACGAAACACCGAACCTCCATCCGTTCACCCTGGAGGACTTCGAGGAATATTGCCGGCGTGAACGCATCGAGATCCGCGAGATCCGACCCATTTCCGACCACGCCCTGGGGCGTGTACTGGTGCGGACTGGTTGCGCGAATCTCGGCGCGGACCGGGTCATCGCGAGAATCGCTCGTCTTTCCTGA
- a CDS encoding LysM peptidoglycan-binding domain-containing protein codes for MIGTKWNRWALAALAGLAAAATTHTVVKGDTMWDITGHYLGNPFQWPMVWKYNPQIKNAHWIYPGDTVHLEGGSQKLADTASPELAARPSSDPLASFQSSPSLYQQPGDTSSVSDLVVPPNHNYLNEEVIFLAPVLVPPGQFGKAAFEGHFEWDAGAGYQQIFPGNLIQVNLGSNKVKLGDRLMAIESGDQVSRLIVHGMRGRLEQARAVMVVAEVRTKSCLVRIQNVFGAVTRTVVVRPFELTQPPMVTDFLLVNEETAGKVMANTATGRSQLPGSYVFVDRGEAQGVALGDIMEFMDVTVPRGMAAMRGYGMVVRVTPTTSTVLLVGTNPKPILPGDRAWRIRRAARG; via the coding sequence ATGATCGGCACGAAGTGGAATCGTTGGGCTCTAGCCGCTTTGGCTGGTTTGGCTGCGGCCGCAACCACCCATACAGTGGTCAAAGGCGACACCATGTGGGATATCACCGGCCACTACCTGGGAAACCCCTTCCAGTGGCCGATGGTTTGGAAATACAACCCGCAGATCAAAAACGCGCACTGGATCTATCCTGGTGATACCGTGCATCTGGAGGGCGGGTCCCAGAAGTTGGCGGACACGGCCAGCCCCGAGCTCGCCGCACGGCCTTCGAGCGATCCTTTGGCCAGTTTCCAATCCAGTCCGTCGCTGTACCAACAGCCTGGCGATACGTCCAGCGTATCGGATCTGGTGGTGCCTCCCAACCACAATTATCTGAACGAGGAAGTCATTTTCCTCGCGCCGGTCCTGGTTCCCCCTGGTCAATTCGGAAAGGCAGCCTTCGAAGGCCACTTCGAGTGGGATGCCGGCGCCGGCTACCAGCAGATTTTTCCGGGCAACCTCATCCAGGTGAATCTTGGCTCGAACAAGGTCAAGCTTGGCGATCGCTTGATGGCCATCGAAAGTGGCGACCAAGTCAGTCGGCTCATCGTTCACGGTATGCGGGGACGTTTGGAGCAGGCGCGCGCCGTCATGGTGGTCGCGGAGGTTCGAACCAAATCCTGCTTGGTCCGGATTCAAAATGTGTTCGGTGCCGTCACACGCACTGTGGTGGTTCGTCCCTTCGAGCTGACCCAGCCTCCGATGGTGACCGATTTTTTACTGGTGAACGAGGAGACCGCTGGAAAGGTCATGGCCAACACGGCCACCGGGCGTAGCCAATTGCCGGGAAGTTACGTGTTCGTGGATCGGGGTGAAGCTCAAGGCGTGGCATTGGGAGACATCATGGAATTCATGGACGTGACCGTCCCCAGAGGCATGGCCGCCATGCGTGGCTATGGCATGGTCGTGCGTGTCACTCCCACCACCTCCACCGTGCTTTTGGTCGGCACAAATCCCAAGCCGATTCTTCCCGGTGACAGAGCCTGGCGTATCCGCCGCGCCGCCCGCGGCTGA